The Verrucomicrobiota bacterium genome contains the following window.
GGTGGTCGAAATGAAGAACGATTTCGGCCCGGACAGCGGTCTGTTCCTCCGCAGCACCGAGGATGGCAAGGCCTATCAGGCGATGATTGATTACCACGGCGGAGGCAATCTGATGGGCATTTACGGCGAAGGTCTCGGCGGCAAACCGCACCTGCGCAATTACAACTTTGCGGGTGCGCCGACGCGCATCGAAGCCAAGGCCACGGGCAACCCGCAAACACCACTGCTCGTACTGCCCGAGGCGTGGGCGAGGTTCTGGCGCCACGGCGAATGGAATGAGCTGCGCGCCCGCATCACCGGCGGCACCAAGCCGACCATCACAACCTGGATTAACGGGGTGAAGTTCATGGAATGGACCGAAACCGAAGCACGCCACCCGGCGCGTGGGGGCATCGCTCTGCAAGTCCACGGCGGTGGCCGCCCCGAGGATTACGACGGGAAATATGTCCGGTATCGGGGAATCCGCGTGAGGAAACTCGACCCTGCAACTGCGAAGTAAACCTCACTCCTGTTCGCTATGAAGAACATTGGTATCAAACGCTCCACCTTCGTTCGCTTAATGGTCGCGGGCGCACTGTCCGCCCCCTTGGCCACGCGTCGAGCCATTGCAGCTGCGGGCGCACCACGCAAGCTCGTGCTCATTGCGGGCAAAGCCAGCCACGGGCCGGGCCTTCACGAGTTCCGGGCGGGAAACATCCTGCTCGAGAAACGGATGCGAGGCGTGCCCGGGCTGCGCGTCGAACTGCACGAACAAGGCTGGGTGCGGGACGAAGCCACCCTTGCCGATGCGGATGCGGTGGTGATTTTCTGCGACGGCGGTAAGAACCATCCCGCCATTCAGGATGGTCGGATCGCGCTACTCGAAAAACTCGTCCAGCGCGGCGCCGGCATCGGCATGATGCATTTCGGCGTCGAGGTGCCAGCGGAAAAGGGCGGAACGGAGTTCCGGCGCTGGATCGGGGGACACTACGAGCACCAGTTTTCCTGCAACCCGATCTGGGACGCGGCCTTCGAGCGCTTCCCCGACCACCCCATCGCCCGCGGAGTGCAACCCTTCACCATCCACGACGAATGGTATTTCAACATGCGCTTCGCCGAGGGCTTCGACGCCACCGGGCCGAAGACCATCAAGGGAGTGAAGTTCACGCCCGTGCTCGTCGCGAAGCCGTCCGACGCCACCCGCGACGGACCCTATGTGTATCCCAAGGGCCCCTACCCGCATATCCAGGAAGCGAAAGGCCGTCCGGAAGCCAAGCTGTGGGCCGTCGAACGCCCTGATGGCGGGCGCGGCTTCGGCTTTACCGGCGCGCACTTTCACAAGAACTGGCAGCAGGACGATTTCCGCAAGACGATCCTCAACGCGCTGTGCTGGGTAAGCAACGTCGAGGTGCCCGCTGGCGGCATCACTTCCGCCGCCGTGAGCGACGACGAACTGATGCAAAACCTCGACCCCAAGAAGTAATGGGACGCCGGCTTGCCTCCCTATGAACCTCCCTGCCAAGAGACAGCGGGCTCACCATGCCCGCCCGCCACGTCGCCACACCAGGTCCGTTGCCACCACGTCCGGCTGCCCAAC
Protein-coding sequences here:
- a CDS encoding DUF1080 domain-containing protein, with the translated sequence MKTHNTLALLITLIIGVNAAEPDKDGWQTLFDGKTLTGWHVSSKTGHSHTSKNTSGGKWEVVDGAIHGSQDQPGNGGIIITDEQFGDFEVVVEMKNDFGPDSGLFLRSTEDGKAYQAMIDYHGGGNLMGIYGEGLGGKPHLRNYNFAGAPTRIEAKATGNPQTPLLVLPEAWARFWRHGEWNELRARITGGTKPTITTWINGVKFMEWTETEARHPARGGIALQVHGGGRPEDYDGKYVRYRGIRVRKLDPATAK
- a CDS encoding ThuA domain-containing protein: MVAGALSAPLATRRAIAAAGAPRKLVLIAGKASHGPGLHEFRAGNILLEKRMRGVPGLRVELHEQGWVRDEATLADADAVVIFCDGGKNHPAIQDGRIALLEKLVQRGAGIGMMHFGVEVPAEKGGTEFRRWIGGHYEHQFSCNPIWDAAFERFPDHPIARGVQPFTIHDEWYFNMRFAEGFDATGPKTIKGVKFTPVLVAKPSDATRDGPYVYPKGPYPHIQEAKGRPEAKLWAVERPDGGRGFGFTGAHFHKNWQQDDFRKTILNALCWVSNVEVPAGGITSAAVSDDELMQNLDPKK